In Candidatus Dormiibacterota bacterium, a genomic segment contains:
- a CDS encoding response regulator has translation MERTILAVDDSPSIRQMVAFTLKAEGYAVTEAADGEDALAKAKERAFSLVLTDQNMPKMDGLTLIRRLRELSTYRNTPILILTTESGTQMKEQGRDAGATGWLVKPFDPERLLEVVRKVL, from the coding sequence ATGGAACGAACGATTCTAGCGGTTGACGATTCCCCGTCGATCCGGCAAATGGTCGCCTTCACGCTCAAAGCCGAAGGATACGCCGTTACCGAGGCTGCCGATGGAGAGGACGCACTCGCCAAAGCCAAAGAACGCGCCTTTTCGCTCGTGCTAACGGATCAGAATATGCCGAAAATGGATGGGCTCACGCTGATCCGTCGCCTGCGTGAGTTGTCCACCTACAGGAACACGCCGATTCTGATCCTCACCACGGAGTCGGGAACACAGATGAAAGAACAGGGACGTGATGCCGGCGCAACGGGCTGGCTGGTAAAGCCGTTTGACCCCGAGCGTCTGCTGGAAGTCGTACGCAAGGTGCTCTAG
- a CDS encoding chemotaxis protein CheA translates to MPIDIKQFYQGFFDEVAEHLEHLEALAVAIDVENPEKEHIAALFRIAHSIKGASGTFGFSSMTTLTHAMETLLDRVRQGRLAMSAEMIDVLLSARDVLQLQLEAYRADTEIDPGAAKQMETELLRFAAETMTGAQHTFEVLYSCKQIGADRAAALDALSDAFSNLGVVRLRPQDAEQPIWRFALRTPAAEQEIRDLCAYLGGPRDGVEIVNAGVRDRGEMVARTKPPQENESYGFFEPVRPARTEPATPSIIPAGGDSDASTIRVRLDKVERLINLAGEMIVTTSTLAQSVQDVDSAVHATLMSTVEVLERQTRDLREGVMAVRMMQVGMLFARFTRVVREAAHKLGKDAVLVTSGDDTELDKGLMEQIADPLAHLIRNAIDHGIEPPALRESLGKERRGTIRLRARQESGRVLIEVSDDGRGLNREAILAKARALGNEVPADAPDAQVWALVFAPGLSTASEVSDISGRGVGMDIVLANVTRLGGRVDIASKEGLGTTVTLSVPLTLAIIDGLAVRADGQTYVIPLETIVESFSLGERSVHTIGSAHRVVEFRGRQVPLVSITGMSEAATAHRPIAVVVESEGAIAALCVDELEGQYQVVVKSLEANFRRVPGLIGATVMGSGEVAFILDVPAVVAS, encoded by the coding sequence GTGCCCATAGATATCAAACAGTTCTATCAGGGCTTCTTCGACGAGGTCGCCGAGCACCTAGAGCATTTGGAAGCACTCGCCGTCGCCATCGATGTCGAAAATCCGGAAAAGGAACACATCGCGGCGCTCTTTCGTATCGCGCATTCGATCAAAGGCGCGAGCGGGACGTTTGGTTTTTCCTCGATGACGACGTTGACGCACGCAATGGAGACCCTCCTCGACCGCGTGCGGCAAGGAAGGCTCGCGATGTCGGCCGAGATGATCGATGTGCTCCTGAGCGCACGGGACGTGCTGCAGCTCCAACTCGAAGCGTATCGCGCCGACACCGAAATCGATCCTGGGGCCGCCAAGCAAATGGAAACCGAGCTGCTTCGATTCGCCGCCGAAACCATGACCGGTGCTCAGCATACCTTCGAAGTACTCTACTCCTGTAAGCAAATCGGAGCCGATCGCGCCGCGGCCCTGGACGCACTATCCGACGCATTTTCCAACCTGGGCGTCGTACGATTGCGCCCACAGGATGCCGAGCAGCCTATCTGGCGCTTTGCGCTTCGTACCCCGGCAGCCGAACAAGAAATCCGCGATCTCTGCGCCTATCTCGGCGGACCGCGTGATGGCGTAGAGATCGTCAATGCGGGGGTGCGCGACCGCGGTGAGATGGTCGCTCGCACGAAGCCTCCCCAAGAGAATGAAAGCTATGGGTTCTTCGAACCCGTGCGGCCCGCGCGAACCGAACCGGCTACGCCTTCGATCATCCCGGCCGGAGGCGATTCAGATGCTTCGACGATTCGCGTGCGGCTCGATAAGGTCGAACGGCTCATCAATTTGGCGGGCGAGATGATCGTTACGACCTCAACGCTCGCTCAATCCGTTCAGGATGTCGATTCAGCCGTGCATGCAACCCTGATGAGCACCGTGGAGGTGTTGGAACGGCAGACGCGCGACCTGCGCGAAGGCGTCATGGCGGTACGCATGATGCAGGTGGGGATGCTTTTCGCACGGTTTACGCGCGTCGTACGGGAGGCCGCGCACAAACTCGGGAAGGATGCTGTTCTAGTCACCTCCGGTGACGATACGGAACTCGATAAGGGTCTCATGGAGCAGATCGCCGATCCGCTCGCGCATCTGATCCGTAACGCGATCGACCACGGAATCGAACCGCCGGCACTCCGCGAATCCCTCGGCAAAGAACGGCGCGGCACGATTCGACTGCGGGCGCGGCAAGAAAGCGGCCGCGTCCTCATTGAGGTGTCCGACGATGGACGCGGGCTGAACCGAGAAGCCATCCTTGCGAAAGCGCGAGCGCTCGGGAATGAAGTCCCCGCCGATGCGCCCGACGCGCAGGTTTGGGCCCTAGTCTTCGCCCCGGGCCTTTCTACGGCAAGCGAGGTCTCCGATATCTCGGGCCGAGGGGTTGGAATGGACATCGTGCTGGCCAACGTCACGCGCCTAGGCGGCCGCGTCGACATCGCTTCGAAAGAAGGGCTCGGAACGACGGTCACGCTTAGCGTTCCCTTGACGCTTGCGATCATCGATGGATTAGCGGTTCGCGCTGATGGACAGACCTATGTGATTCCGCTGGAAACCATCGTGGAATCCTTTTCGCTCGGTGAGCGCTCCGTGCATACCATCGGCTCTGCGCATCGGGTCGTCGAATTCCGCGGCCGGCAAGTACCGCTCGTTTCAATCACTGGAATGTCCGAAGCGGCAACTGCGCATCGCCCTATCGCAGTAGTCGTGGAGAGCGAAGGCGCCATCGCTGCACTATGCGTTGACGAACTCGAAGGCCAATACCAGGTTGTCGTAAAGAGCCTCGAAGCCAACTTCCGACGCGTGCCCGGGTTGATCGGTGCCACCGTCATGGGAAGCGGCGAGGTTGCGTTTATCCTCGACGTTCCCGCTGTCGTCGCATCGTAG
- a CDS encoding chemotaxis response regulator protein-glutamate methylesterase, which yields MTPITRLLIVDDSSIMRSVLRAVITAMPGIAVVGEAADAEQAREAIEMLVPDVMTLDIDMPGMDGLTFLEQIMQVRPLPVIMLSSPTVASTELTLRALELGAVDFVLKPIVSNPSDFGAFADLLYEKVQAARRARMRTPAGESRNGLILIGASTGGAEALRTILAALPATLSPVVVTQHMPKLFTRSFAERMDRSSALRVHEAANLDALLPGHAYIAPGDMHLRVAGRPGEYRAVLDEGPRVNRHRPSVDVLFESAAKVASSDAVGILLTGMGADGAKGLLALRRAGAHTVAQDEESSMVFGMPKAAIDLGAACEIVPLELIAQRIVATMRRQRERRG from the coding sequence GTGACCCCTATCACGCGTTTGCTCATCGTCGACGATTCGTCGATCATGCGTAGCGTTCTTCGTGCGGTCATCACGGCAATGCCGGGGATAGCGGTTGTGGGAGAGGCGGCCGATGCCGAGCAAGCACGTGAGGCAATCGAAATGTTGGTGCCGGATGTGATGACGCTCGACATCGATATGCCGGGAATGGACGGGCTTACCTTCCTGGAACAGATTATGCAGGTTCGCCCGCTACCGGTGATCATGCTCTCCTCGCCGACCGTGGCGAGTACCGAACTCACGCTGCGCGCGCTCGAATTGGGCGCGGTGGATTTCGTATTGAAACCGATCGTATCGAACCCCTCGGATTTTGGTGCCTTCGCCGATCTTCTTTACGAAAAGGTACAAGCGGCTAGGCGCGCGCGCATGCGGACGCCCGCCGGGGAGTCCCGCAACGGCCTTATCTTGATCGGTGCATCGACCGGCGGAGCCGAGGCTTTGCGAACGATCCTCGCCGCGTTACCCGCGACGCTCTCGCCCGTCGTCGTTACGCAGCACATGCCCAAGCTGTTCACGAGGTCGTTCGCCGAGCGAATGGATAGATCGAGCGCGCTGAGAGTTCACGAAGCGGCGAATCTCGATGCGCTGCTTCCCGGACATGCATACATTGCTCCGGGGGATATGCACCTGCGCGTCGCCGGGCGTCCCGGCGAATACCGTGCCGTCCTGGATGAGGGGCCGCGAGTCAACCGCCATCGCCCATCCGTGGACGTTCTTTTTGAGTCGGCTGCCAAGGTCGCGAGTTCTGATGCGGTCGGCATACTACTCACGGGCATGGGAGCCGATGGCGCAAAGGGGCTGCTCGCGTTACGTCGGGCCGGCGCTCATACGGTGGCCCAAGATGAGGAATCCTCGATGGTGTTCGGCATGCCGAAAGCGGCGATCGATCTCGGAGCCGCATGCGAAATCGTACCCTTGGAACTCATCGCGCAACGGATCGTCGCTACGATGCGACGACAGCGGGAACGTCGAGGATAA
- the cheD gene encoding chemoreceptor glutamine deamidase CheD codes for MNDNPLLPNRYFDTYFKTDTVKLTPGQYYVTDEDVAIVTVLGSCIAACIRDVTSGKGGMNHFMLPAIRSQDGVKIGHTLGMRYGSYAMELVINELIKHGCRRENLEAKVFGGAAVVKAFTQLNIGVDNAVFVREYLKVEKIRLASEDLLGDVPRKIYFFPRTGVVHVKYLRTVTNDTVSARDVEYMEKLSRQTIYGDVDIFS; via the coding sequence GTGAACGACAACCCCCTGCTTCCGAATCGTTATTTCGATACGTATTTCAAGACCGATACGGTCAAGCTTACGCCCGGACAGTATTACGTTACGGATGAAGACGTCGCCATCGTGACCGTGCTTGGATCGTGCATTGCGGCGTGCATCCGCGACGTCACTAGCGGCAAGGGTGGCATGAACCATTTTATGCTGCCCGCCATTCGCAGCCAAGACGGCGTCAAGATCGGGCATACACTGGGCATGCGCTACGGATCCTACGCGATGGAACTGGTTATCAACGAACTTATCAAACACGGGTGCCGCAGAGAAAATCTCGAGGCCAAAGTTTTCGGCGGTGCGGCGGTCGTGAAAGCATTCACTCAACTCAACATCGGGGTAGATAACGCCGTATTCGTTCGGGAGTACTTGAAGGTGGAGAAAATCCGTCTCGCATCGGAGGATCTCTTGGGCGACGTGCCCAGGAAGATCTACTTTTTTCCGCGCACCGGCGTCGTGCACGTTAAATACCTGCGTACGGTCACGAACGACACGGTGTCGGCCCGTGATGTCGAATATATGGAAAAGCTCTCACGCCAGACGATCTATGGCGACGTGGATATTTTCTCGTGA
- a CDS encoding methyl-accepting chemotaxis protein, translated as MGIALAAVAIAASAALLFAYRKHRLAANRHAALQAECDTWREQARDSEKLIEHLSLALARPGIGVAALDSGNLVWSSGTWQELSAQYEFSPLLLRLRGSTRPEQTAWEWFAAGDECFRIHAVRDGRILYVTVEQFSEVGRCVTNLKEAIATCLSGGAHLEIPHSGTPFDALTTDIQLLAHAFAAIEAPLGASSDPTPTLYEGWSEEIISLREELQRIRSIVADAAHKLIPTFVGLDEKVKRQFELAEDLLRNRDVTSAGAEQCAVELFLEQMRESFEGIVAQLQSNAVVVGELATRIDQLNAGIHGVVELFGDIDRMSDQTKMLALNASIEAARAGSAGRGFAVVASEVRKLSERSSTITKQMRAVLSQLAGEVERHMQSLKESDEMIARSSQERFHEVIEQMRSAEQIITLSLDEMSRLAGGVSDDVRQAVICLQFPDLVIQLLDHAESRMTSLEAGLASPQTHYKAILGETTSHAVAQREMTAGSVHLF; from the coding sequence ATGGGTATCGCGCTCGCGGCCGTTGCTATAGCTGCCAGTGCAGCTTTGCTGTTTGCATATCGCAAGCACAGACTTGCGGCGAACCGCCATGCCGCGCTGCAAGCCGAATGCGATACATGGCGCGAGCAGGCGCGAGATAGTGAAAAACTCATCGAGCACCTCTCTCTCGCGCTCGCGCGGCCCGGCATTGGCGTGGCCGCTCTGGATTCCGGCAACCTTGTATGGAGTAGCGGCACGTGGCAGGAGCTCTCTGCCCAATACGAGTTTTCACCGTTACTGCTACGGCTACGGGGCTCGACGCGTCCCGAACAGACGGCCTGGGAGTGGTTTGCCGCCGGGGACGAATGCTTCCGCATTCATGCAGTCCGGGACGGTCGTATCCTGTACGTAACGGTCGAGCAATTCAGTGAGGTCGGCCGCTGTGTCACGAATCTCAAGGAAGCGATCGCGACCTGTTTGAGCGGCGGGGCGCATCTTGAGATACCTCATTCCGGCACGCCCTTCGACGCGCTTACGACGGATATCCAACTCTTGGCTCATGCGTTTGCGGCGATTGAAGCCCCGCTCGGGGCATCGAGCGACCCAACACCTACTCTCTATGAAGGATGGAGCGAAGAAATCATCTCGCTCCGCGAAGAATTGCAGCGCATTCGCTCGATCGTCGCCGATGCAGCCCACAAGCTGATTCCCACCTTCGTCGGCCTAGACGAAAAAGTGAAGCGGCAGTTCGAACTCGCCGAGGACCTGCTACGAAACCGCGACGTGACGTCGGCCGGCGCCGAGCAATGCGCGGTCGAGCTATTTTTAGAGCAAATGCGAGAGTCGTTCGAGGGGATCGTCGCGCAACTGCAGAGCAATGCCGTGGTCGTCGGCGAACTGGCGACCCGCATCGATCAACTCAATGCGGGCATTCACGGCGTCGTCGAGTTGTTTGGGGACATCGATCGCATGAGCGATCAGACGAAGATGCTCGCGCTCAATGCGTCCATCGAAGCCGCGCGGGCCGGCAGCGCCGGCAGGGGTTTTGCGGTCGTCGCCAGCGAGGTGCGCAAACTCTCCGAGCGCTCCTCCACGATCACGAAGCAAATGCGCGCAGTCCTCTCACAGCTTGCGGGCGAAGTCGAACGTCACATGCAAAGCCTAAAAGAAAGCGATGAGATGATCGCGCGTTCCTCTCAGGAACGATTCCATGAGGTCATCGAGCAAATGCGTAGCGCCGAACAGATCATCACGCTCTCGCTCGATGAGATGAGCCGTCTTGCCGGAGGCGTTTCCGATGATGTCCGGCAAGCGGTGATTTGTCTGCAGTTTCCCGATCTAGTCATACAACTGCTCGATCATGCCGAAAGTCGAATGACTTCGTTAGAGGCGGGCTTGGCAAGCCCACAGACACATTATAAAGCGATTTTAGGCGAAACCACCTCGCACGCGGTGGCACAGCGAGAGATGACCGCAGGAAGCGTTCATCTCTTCTAA
- a CDS encoding EAL domain-containing protein: MIQHNPERRVPDIADRRTCSHRFMVIDRSSLRITATCGSDYASSALGRGLLEELGEDALAAISQQREFYRYADDHTVRGAALISSDSYIVHQSCHARGAADSPVWMARVEAALSGLGNTEADLCATAVRAFRRLGGFERASLWHADGTRLWLVDEASEDKPDICLRTLRQRFDEQFLFSLQQTGGFTLCPKATALSGPWSTIERHIDALAAGSAIANGYGALAEQYAPHTIAVIPILVSGNLYGVLIGALSQASCPPDDMLAACRLFGGGVSAKLMSCQDGNAPAVLADAQLLEEPLALIQASGSAARYAQTRTLEGIAPASGGIDELVAALCALHGEDVFATRSLGIEHPEIASKYGWSGGLLILPLTSRGEEYLAWFRPSAPTIDASLPVECRACSIATECVGANMHVYSRPWTFGEMQLARAIRRRHIALRSTAAEIALSNSSGIEPLTGAATRRALTERLARRGTLMNDHLNALIVFDIDRFKSINDALGNDAGDRLLCAVTQRVGSIIRTYDMIARTGGDEFAVLYENVRENEAEMLAKRICDAFERPFFAEGRLLHLSVSAGFATAREDGMHELLRNADVAMFDAKRCGGNQLCAFSPKVRTLMANQLSVEQQLHAALSRGEFGIEVQPIFRCDDRSLWGVEALLRWDHAQFGSIPPADFIKLAEDNGIITSIGTYVVETAAACFDRWRRGAKIANDFRFSINFSSNDLVRQESARDILRILERAGLPASSLCVELTESAILVDPERVSATLAFLRDAGAEIAVDDFGTGYSSLSFLRTLPISIVKVDRSFVGSMLVDNRDLALVRSVVQLAHDLDMRVVAEGVESAEVLERLIGLKCDFGQGFYLGVPQKPLEFEEQFLTPAPKGSG, from the coding sequence ATGATACAGCATAACCCTGAAAGGCGGGTACCGGATATCGCCGATCGACGTACGTGTTCGCACCGTTTTATGGTGATCGATCGTAGCAGTCTGCGGATTACTGCAACCTGCGGATCGGACTATGCTTCCAGCGCCCTGGGGCGGGGGCTTCTTGAGGAACTCGGCGAGGATGCGCTCGCGGCGATTTCTCAGCAGCGCGAGTTTTATCGGTACGCCGACGACCACACCGTGCGCGGTGCGGCCCTCATTTCGTCCGACTCCTACATCGTACACCAATCTTGCCACGCGCGCGGTGCTGCGGACTCTCCCGTATGGATGGCTCGCGTTGAGGCCGCGCTTAGCGGACTCGGCAATACTGAGGCGGATCTGTGCGCGACTGCCGTGCGGGCTTTTCGCCGGCTCGGGGGATTCGAGCGCGCCTCTCTATGGCATGCCGACGGTACGCGCTTATGGCTCGTGGATGAAGCTTCGGAGGACAAGCCGGACATCTGCCTGCGCACGTTGCGGCAGCGCTTCGACGAGCAGTTTCTTTTCTCGTTGCAACAGACGGGCGGCTTCACGCTTTGCCCTAAAGCCACGGCGTTGAGCGGCCCCTGGAGTACCATCGAACGGCATATCGATGCCCTGGCTGCGGGTTCGGCGATCGCGAATGGGTACGGAGCCCTCGCCGAACAGTATGCACCGCACACGATCGCGGTCATCCCAATCCTTGTGAGCGGGAATCTCTACGGCGTGCTCATCGGAGCCCTTTCGCAGGCATCATGCCCGCCCGATGATATGTTGGCCGCATGTCGACTTTTCGGTGGCGGCGTGTCCGCCAAGCTGATGAGTTGCCAGGACGGGAATGCTCCGGCCGTCTTGGCTGATGCCCAATTGCTCGAAGAGCCTTTGGCGCTCATTCAAGCATCGGGCTCAGCCGCTCGCTATGCCCAAACCCGAACGCTCGAGGGCATTGCGCCGGCAAGCGGCGGTATCGACGAACTCGTTGCCGCGCTCTGTGCGTTGCATGGCGAGGATGTCTTCGCGACCCGGTCGCTGGGCATCGAGCACCCGGAGATAGCGTCGAAGTATGGCTGGTCCGGAGGGCTGCTCATCCTTCCGCTAACCTCGCGCGGCGAGGAGTATCTTGCATGGTTCCGGCCGAGCGCACCAACGATCGACGCGAGCCTGCCGGTAGAGTGTCGGGCGTGCTCGATCGCGACTGAGTGTGTTGGTGCGAATATGCACGTGTACTCGCGGCCGTGGACATTCGGAGAAATGCAACTCGCTCGCGCGATTCGCCGTAGGCACATCGCGCTGCGGAGTACCGCGGCGGAAATCGCGCTGAGTAACTCGAGCGGTATCGAGCCGCTAACCGGAGCCGCGACGCGCCGGGCGCTCACCGAGCGCCTAGCGCGCCGCGGCACCCTCATGAACGATCATCTCAACGCCCTTATCGTCTTCGATATCGATCGTTTCAAGAGCATCAACGATGCTCTCGGGAACGACGCGGGCGACCGGCTTCTATGCGCCGTTACCCAGCGCGTCGGTAGCATTATTCGGACGTATGACATGATCGCGCGAACGGGCGGAGACGAGTTCGCCGTGCTTTACGAGAACGTTCGGGAAAACGAGGCCGAAATGCTGGCCAAACGCATTTGCGATGCGTTCGAGCGGCCGTTCTTTGCGGAGGGACGCCTGCTTCACCTCAGCGTGAGCGCTGGTTTCGCGACCGCGCGCGAAGATGGCATGCACGAACTCCTACGCAATGCAGACGTCGCGATGTTCGACGCAAAACGGTGTGGCGGCAACCAGTTGTGCGCTTTTTCTCCCAAGGTTCGAACGCTGATGGCAAACCAGCTCTCCGTGGAGCAGCAGTTGCACGCAGCGCTCTCGCGCGGCGAATTCGGCATTGAAGTACAGCCCATCTTTCGCTGTGATGACCGTTCCCTGTGGGGGGTGGAGGCGTTGCTGCGATGGGACCATGCGCAATTCGGATCGATACCGCCCGCGGATTTCATAAAACTAGCGGAAGATAACGGGATCATCACGAGCATCGGCACGTACGTCGTGGAGACGGCCGCCGCATGCTTCGATCGTTGGCGTCGCGGGGCGAAGATTGCGAATGATTTTCGCTTTTCAATCAATTTTTCGAGCAATGACCTCGTGCGTCAGGAAAGCGCGCGCGACATACTGCGGATTCTCGAACGGGCCGGATTGCCGGCCTCGTCGCTGTGTGTCGAACTCACGGAAAGCGCGATTCTCGTCGATCCGGAGCGCGTTTCGGCGACGCTCGCTTTTCTGCGGGACGCAGGCGCCGAAATTGCCGTCGACGACTTCGGTACTGGCTATTCCTCGCTGTCCTTCTTACGGACCCTTCCCATCAGCATTGTCAAAGTCGACCGATCCTTTGTAGGAAGTATGCTCGTCGATAATCGCGATCTTGCGTTGGTACGCTCGGTCGTGCAACTCGCTCACGATCTGGATATGCGCGTCGTCGCAGAAGGCGTTGAATCAGCCGAAGTGCTCGAACGATTGATCGGTCTGAAGTGCGATTTCGGGCAAGGCTTCTATCTGGGAGTTCCGCAGAAGCCACTTGAGTTTGAGGAACAGTTTTTGACGCCAGCGCCGAAAGGGTCGGGCTAA
- the argB gene encoding acetylglutamate kinase encodes MKYGGNAMGAEASGGGAVSDPVLREIAGLWAAGTRIVLVHGGGPEIDRALAQRGIPTRRIDGMRVTDAPTLESTEAVLCGTINKRIVRDCTALGIPAAGISGQDGKTLVAGKLLPESGADLGFVGEVVACDPKLLHALLDAGFLPVVAPLAIATDAAHAYNVNADLAAAAIAGALKASAFILITNVPRVLRDPSDPTSGIDRLTIAEARTFAATDACDGGMKPKMDAAIRAVADGALASYISCAAENGIRAAIELGNATVVTL; translated from the coding sequence GTGAAGTACGGCGGCAACGCCATGGGCGCGGAAGCCTCCGGAGGGGGCGCGGTCTCGGACCCGGTCCTGCGAGAGATCGCAGGCCTCTGGGCGGCGGGAACCCGCATCGTTCTGGTCCATGGCGGCGGCCCGGAGATCGACCGCGCGCTAGCGCAGCGCGGCATCCCCACGCGGCGCATCGACGGGATGCGCGTGACCGACGCCCCGACGCTGGAATCCACTGAAGCCGTCCTCTGCGGCACCATCAATAAGCGCATCGTCCGCGACTGCACCGCACTAGGTATCCCCGCCGCCGGCATCAGCGGCCAAGACGGCAAGACGCTCGTTGCCGGAAAACTGCTGCCCGAGAGCGGCGCCGATCTCGGCTTCGTGGGCGAAGTTGTCGCCTGCGATCCAAAGCTTTTGCACGCGTTGCTCGACGCCGGATTTCTCCCCGTGGTCGCGCCGCTAGCGATCGCCACCGACGCAGCCCACGCCTACAACGTCAACGCCGACCTCGCAGCCGCCGCCATCGCCGGCGCATTGAAAGCGAGCGCCTTCATCCTCATCACCAACGTCCCGCGCGTCCTGCGCGACCCTAGCGACCCAACCAGCGGCATCGACCGCCTCACCATCGCCGAAGCCCGCACCTTTGCAGCGACCGATGCATGCGACGGCGGCATGAAGCCAAAGATGGATGCGGCGATTCGTGCGGTCGCAGACGGCGCGCTTGCGTCATATATCAGCTGCGCCGCCGAAAACGGCATTCGCGCCGCCATCGAGCTTGGAAACGCTACGGTCGTCACACTCTAG
- a CDS encoding CheR family methyltransferase, with the protein MENILESYGFTESDFRRVRALIRELAGIALGDVKREMVYNRLSRRLRALKIESFHEYLDVIGSDECERVAFVNALTTNLTAFFREPTHFVMLDAFLRKAKRPMRIWCSAASTGEEPYSIVMTACESLRTLEPPCNVLATDINTEVLAQGEAGVYALDRCKDLTQERLHAFFLRGSGPNEGFVRVRPEVRSLVVFRETNLRSNAWPLNGDLDVIFCRNVLIYFDKPTQRDVIGRMVGLLRPGGLLFTGHSELISGFNESLKPVGRTTYERTSTA; encoded by the coding sequence TTGGAAAACATTCTAGAATCGTACGGCTTCACCGAGAGCGATTTCCGCCGAGTTCGCGCCCTTATCCGCGAATTGGCGGGGATCGCTCTAGGGGATGTCAAGCGCGAGATGGTGTACAACCGCCTCTCGCGACGGCTTCGCGCTCTTAAGATCGAGTCGTTTCACGAATATCTCGATGTAATCGGTAGCGACGAGTGCGAACGCGTGGCATTCGTCAACGCGCTGACGACGAACCTGACCGCGTTTTTTCGGGAACCCACGCATTTCGTGATGCTGGATGCATTTTTGCGCAAGGCTAAGCGGCCGATGAGAATCTGGTGCTCCGCCGCGTCTACCGGCGAAGAACCATACTCCATCGTGATGACGGCATGTGAATCGCTACGGACGCTGGAGCCGCCGTGCAACGTTCTTGCCACGGATATCAATACCGAGGTCTTGGCGCAAGGCGAGGCAGGCGTCTATGCCTTGGATCGCTGCAAGGATCTGACCCAGGAGCGCCTCCATGCATTTTTTCTTCGGGGGAGCGGGCCGAACGAAGGCTTCGTTCGCGTTCGCCCAGAGGTGCGCAGTCTGGTCGTGTTTCGCGAAACAAATCTTCGTTCCAATGCGTGGCCGTTAAACGGAGATCTAGACGTGATTTTTTGCCGGAATGTGCTTATCTATTTCGATAAGCCCACGCAGCGCGACGTGATCGGGCGAATGGTGGGGCTGCTGCGGCCGGGGGGCTTGCTCTTTACCGGGCATTCCGAACTCATCAGCGGATTTAACGAAAGCCTCAAACCAGTCGGCCGTACAACCTACGAACGCACAAGCACGGCCTGA